Proteins encoded together in one Mycobacterium noviomagense window:
- a CDS encoding PaaI family thioesterase — protein sequence MLDFTQENISAEDLERLRAIYEPLARSVRELVDATVRTQVDAEVVAAAQAEIDSATARLRDKQLDGTFGVRYLPSGERMAWGNAVIGICNPLAPPLVVHHDPSGKVWCDFHLGAAYEGPPGHVHGGVAALVLDHLLGEAASDGVNPRFTGTISLRYVRATRLGRLHAEATTTRVEGAKTFAVGHLADDRGVTVEADGVFILPRWLRDQPDPPAQR from the coding sequence ATGCTGGACTTCACCCAGGAGAACATCAGCGCCGAGGACCTCGAGCGGCTGCGTGCGATCTATGAACCACTGGCCCGCTCGGTCCGCGAGCTGGTTGACGCCACCGTACGGACCCAGGTCGACGCTGAGGTCGTCGCCGCAGCACAAGCCGAGATCGACTCGGCCACAGCGAGATTGCGTGACAAGCAGCTCGACGGCACCTTCGGAGTGCGCTACCTGCCCAGCGGCGAGCGGATGGCCTGGGGCAACGCCGTCATCGGCATCTGCAACCCGCTGGCCCCGCCGTTGGTGGTCCACCACGACCCGTCGGGAAAGGTGTGGTGCGATTTTCACCTCGGCGCGGCCTACGAGGGCCCGCCGGGCCATGTGCACGGGGGAGTGGCCGCCCTGGTCCTCGACCACCTGCTCGGCGAAGCCGCCAGCGACGGCGTCAATCCGCGGTTCACCGGCACCATCAGCCTGCGCTATGTGCGGGCCACCCGGCTGGGCCGCCTGCACGCCGAGGCGACGACCACGCGAGTCGAGGGAGCGAAGACGTTCGCGGTGGGTCATCTCGCCGACGACCGAGGCGTCACCGTGGAAGCCGACGGTGTGTTCATCTTGCCCAGATGGCTGCGGGACCAACCGGACCCGCCGGCACAGCGTTAG